One window of the Zymoseptoria tritici IPO323 chromosome 12, whole genome shotgun sequence genome contains the following:
- the MgPTP2 gene encoding tyrosine protein phosphatase 2 (putative dual spec /; MgPTP2, putative dual spec) — protein sequence GRLFNLRAKAALRAANITHILSVLKLPLDEKLFEGYAHLVVEVDDVDDENLLEHFPATNEFIREGLEGGGGVLVHCAMGKSRSATCAIAYLMHTLHLSPSSALSSIRESRPLCEPNEGFWRQLEVYHSMGAPASVEDVPAYQRWVYLQEVALSRACGQAPEADKIRFEDEHEQGGGKAEVEMRCRKCRRTLATSQYLTPHTPRPPASPSTPIFSLAPSTSQSSCQHHFLDPLSWMRPTLEAGLLEGRLECPNAKCKANVGKYAWQGMRCSCGEWVVPAISLAKGKIDEVKSRTAEGGNFGIRQPPGKSQGNL from the exons GGTAGGTTATTCAATCTGCGCGCCAAAGCCGCCTTGCGAGCCGCGAACATCACACATATCCTCTCGGTGTTGAAACTGCCGCTGGATGAGAAACTCTTCGAGGGATATGCGCATCTTGTTGTGGAAGTGGATGATGTAGACGATGAGAATTTGTTGGAGCACTTTCCTGCGACGAATGAGTTTATTCGGGAGGGTttggagggtggtggtggggttTTGGTGCATTG CGCCATGGGAAAATCCCGCTCCGCCACCTGCGCCATCGCCTACCTCATGCACACCCTCCACCTCAGCCCCTCCTCAGCCCTCTCCAGCATCCGGGAATCCCGCCCCCTCTGCGAACCCAACGAAGGTTTCTGGCGTCAACTCGAAGTCTACCACTCCATGGGCGCGCCCGCGAGCGTGGAAGACGTCCCCGCGTATCAACGATGGGTGTATCTGCAAGAAGTCGCGTTGAGTCGGGCGTGTGGGCAGGCTCCGGAGGCGGATAAGATTCGGTTTGAGGATGAACATGAGCAAGGGGGTgggaaggcggaggtggagatgaggtGTCGGAAGTGCAG ACGCACCCTCGCCACATCCCAATACCTAACCCCCCACACCCCCCGCCCTCCTGCTTCCCCTTCCACCCccatcttctccctcgcaccctccacctcccagTCTTCCTGCCAACACCACTTCCTCGACCCCCTCTCCTGGATGCGCCCAACCCTCGAAGCCGGCCTGCTCGAAGGCCGCCTGGAATGCCCCAACGCGAAATGCAAAGCCAATGTGGGCAAGTACGCCTGGCAGGGGATGCGGTGTAGTTGTGGGGAGTGGGTGGTTCCGGCGATTAGTCTGGCGAAGGGAAAGATTGATGAGGTCAAGTCGCGGACGGCGGAGGGAGGGAATTTTGGGATTCGCCAGCCGCCGGGGAAATCTCAGGGGAATTTGTGa
- the MgPP2CL-3 gene encoding MgPP2CL-3, protein phosphatase 2C-like protein 3 (protein phosphatase 2C-like protein 3), with the protein MRRAIIQNLRTFRRPSPRKALKTLRTTAPNHAIFSRTIASRTPQLADSSMRFSRRVSIPIACGVGAAALYYGINQTQAESPVNPAADVSPISSAVSSTKARSYSTSASPTQTSTIPDAVPEAVRKALIVEQGQLFTAQIPADQVISKETDYSGRKVLEMLTPEQATAKLRTNEESYLVGRGAGVVRYDVVQIPSNDPIEDDHVEKIVEIPSTTAAALDGKTSSDWMFWGVFDGHSGWTTSAKLRQELVSYVAQELNATYKSALSDPKSSIPPPDAVDAAIKKGFVKLDHEITHESVAKVLKAQSKVVAANILAPALSGSCALLSFYDSRSKELRVACTGDSRAVLGRRGASGKWTATALSVDQTGGTPSEDARLRAEHPNEPYVTMNGRILGGLEPSRAFGDAIYKWSIETQEKMKRNFFGRSSSKHLKTPPYVTAEPVVTRTQIDPTKGDFVVMATDGLWEMLTNEEVVGLVGQWLDTQASLTSSAAKSSTSSWLQSWFSSQKSSTLPIEHHDQGDASGQRAPVRQQQWGIPTGQDTRFVVEDKNAATHLVRNALGGKDKDMLSALLTLPSPFSRRYRDDLTVQVIFFGEGEGNGKVELNSEASATAANGNGVKAKL; encoded by the coding sequence ATGCGGCGCGCAATAATCCAAAACCTGCGCACGTTTCGCCGTCCATCTCCTCGCAAGGCGCTCAAAACCCTACGTACGACCGCGCCGAATCATGCCATCTTCTCCCGTACAATAGCCTCTCGGACCCCACAACTCGCAGATTCGTCCATGCGATTCTCAAGACGAGTCTCGATACCTATCGCTTGCGGTGTCGGAGCAGCTGCACTATACTACGGCATCAACCAGACGCAAGCCGAATCTCCAGTCAACCCTGCCGCCGATGTCTCGCCCATCTCGAGTGCAGTGAGCAGTACGAAAGCTCGCAGCTACTCGACAAGCGCGTCGCCGACACAAACCTCAACTATCCCGGACGCCGTACCAGAAGCTGTGAGGAAAGCACTCATCGTCGAGCAAGGGCAACTCTTCACAGCACAGATTCCAGCCGATCAAGTCATCAGTAAAGAGACGGACTACTCAGGTCGGAAAGTGTTGGAGATGTTGACACCGGAACAAGCGACGGCCAAGTTACGGACGAACGAGGAGAGCTATCTTGTTGGACGTGGTGCAGGTGTTGTCCGGTATGATGTCGTCCAGATTCCCAGCAACGACCCGATCGAGGACGATCACGTCGAGAAAATTGTCGAGATACCAAGCACGACTGCGGCTGCCCTCGATGGTAAGACAAGCTCAGACTGGATGTTCTGGGGAGTCTTCGATGGTCACTCCGGCTGGACCACCTCGGCGAAACTGCGACAGGAGTTAGTCTCGTACGTCGCTCAAGAGCTGAACGCAACATACAAGTCAGCACTTTCAGATCCGAAGTCCTCGATACCACCTCCCGACGCCGTTGATGCCGCGATCAAGAAAGGCTTCGTCAAGCTGGATCATGAAATCACTCACGAATCTGTCGCAAAAGTCCTAAAGGCACAATCGAAGGTGGTCGCGGCGAACATCCTTGCACCCGCTCTCTCAGGGTCCTGTGCATTGCTTTCATTCTACGACAGCCGCAGTAAAGAGCTGCGAGTGGCATGCACTGGAGACTCTCGGGCTGTACTGGGACGCCGAGGAGCGAGCGGCAAGTGGACAGCAACCGCACTCTCCGTCGATCAAACAGGAGGCACACCTTCAGAAGATGCACGTCTCCGAGCCGAACACCCCAACGAGCCATACGTGACCATGAACGGACGCATTCTCGGCGGTCTCGAACCCAGCCGCGCATTCGGCGACGCCATCTACAAATGGTCCATCGAAACCCAAGAAAAAATGAAACGCAACTTCTTCGGCCGCAGTTCTTCCAAACACCTCAAAACTCCTCCATACGTCACCGCCGAACCCGTCGTCACCCGTACTCAAATCGACCCCACCAAAGGCGACTTCGTAGTCATGGCCACCGACGGACTCTGGGAAATGCTCACCAACGAAGAAGTCGTCGGTCTCGTCGGCCAATGGCTCGACACCCAAGCATCACTcacatcctccgccgctAAAAGCTCCACATCTAGCTGGCTACAATCCTGGTTCTCGTCACAAAAGTCCTCCACCCTTCCCATCGAGCACCACGATCAAGGCGATGCTTCTGGTCAACGTGCGCCGGTTCGTCAACAACAGTGGGGTATTCCGACCGGCCAGGATACGCGGTTCGTGGTGGAGGATAAGAACGCTGCGACACATCTTGTGCGGAATGCGCTGGGTGGAAAGGACAAGGATATGCTGAGTGCGCTGTTGACATTGCCTAGCCCGTTCTCGAGGAGGTATCGGGATGACTTGACGGTGCAGGTCATTTTCTTCGGGGAGGGCGAGGGGAATGGAAAAGTGGAGTTGAATTCGGAGGCGAGTGCGACGGCGGCGAATGGGAATGGGGTGAAGGCGAAGCTTTGA
- a CDS encoding 60S ribosomal protein L31, protein MSTKAQGKKPAGKTGRSAIEDVVAREYTIHLHKRVHGVSFKKRAPRAIKEIRAFAEKAMGTSDVRLDPQLNKKVWESGIKGVPFRLRVRISRKRNDEEGAKEKLYSYVQAVNVKNPKGLQTAVVEDAA, encoded by the exons ATGTCGACCAAAGCACAAGGAAAGAAGCCCGCGGGCAAGACCGGCCGCAGCGCCatcgaggacgtcgtcgcccgcgAATACAccatccacctccacaaGAGG GTCCACGGCGTCAGCTTCAAGAAGCGTGCTCCCCGTGCCATCAAGGAGATCCGCGCATTCGCTGAAAAGGCTATG GGCACATCCGACGTCCGCCTCGACCCTCAATTGAACAAGAAGGTCTGGGAATCCGGAATCAAGGGTGTCCCGTTCCGCCTCCGTGTCCGCATCTCGCGTAAGCgtaacgacgaggagggcGCCAAGGAGAAGCTCTACTCCTACGTCCAGGCCGTCAACGTCAAGAACCCCAAGGGTCTCCAGACCGCCGTCGTTGAGGACGCCGCATAA
- a CDS encoding exportin-1, which produces MAMSIEELDATVRGFYEGRGEQQKQAQATLNQFKENPDAWLMVDKILQDAQYPQTKYLGLQVLDNVIMTRWKVLPRDQCHGIRNFVVNFIIEQSSTEEKLRKERALLNKLNLVLVSILKQEWPHNWPTFINEIISSCRSSLPICENNMAILRLLSEEVFDFSAEQMTSTKTRQLKQSMCDEFTNIYNLCSEILRTADQASLIKATLETLLRFLNWIPLGFIFETPPTGTSLIETLRSRFLEVPEFRNITLKCLTEIGSLQTEHNWNDKLVQMFTDTLTTIASIIPLTLDLKTTYASSNSRDQEFVQNLALFLCNFFSNHLSIIENLPNKDFLLHGHFYLIRISQIDDREIFKICLEYWTKLVCELYDEMQQIPITEMNPLIGGAGMQNGGAINPQVLANYPLRKHKYTDVLSNLRQVMIEKMVRPEEVLIVENDEGEIVREFVKESDTIQLYKTTRECLVFLTHLDVVNTEQIMSEKLARQVDGTEWSWGNCNTLCWAIGSISGAMNEETEKRFLVTVIKDLLGLTEMKRGKDNKAVVASNIMYIVGQYPRFLKAHWKFLKTVVNKLFEFMHETHEGVQDMACDTFIKIANKCKRHFVIQQPGENEPFIDEIVKTMRKITCDLSPQQVHTFYEACGYMISAQGAKNTQERLIAELMSLPNSAWDQIIQSAHQDPSILHNSETIKVIGNIMKTNVAACSSIGPYFYPQIGRIYTDMLTMYRASSQLIDEAVQRDGNIATKMPKVRGLRTIKKEILKLITTYVEKADDLEMIHSTLVPHLLEAVLLDYKNNVPDAREAEVLAVITVLITKLQGMMTEQVPAILDNVFECTLDMINKDFSEYPEHRVEFFKLLRAINQRCFPALLKLDQTHFKLVIDSCMWASKHDNRAVEGEGLNMCIELVENMASHTDQQTCDAFFQNFFTTVLQDVFFVLTDSDHKAGFKYQSMLLARLFWLVGANKISGPIYQQGQAQAGTSNRDFLQNFVAELLSNAFPNLQAAQITNFIKQLFENTEDIAKFKVILRDFLIQLKEFSGDNAELFTEDREQDLQDAKERERDRMAKVGGLLKPMPTEPQLVIATCMRGVVRVEPRALIALERDQRSSHQGIAKRPKRMIALRTGEEVFDSQRSPRHIPCCRSQTIAMADLLAVCHSYHEIE; this is translated from the exons ATGGCGATGAGTatcgaggagctcgacgcCACCGTGCGCGGCTTCTATGAAGGTCGTGGCGAGCAGCAAAAGCAGGCACAGGCGACACTCAACCAATTCAAAGAGAACCCGGATGCCTGGCTGATGGTGGACAAGATCCTGCAAGACGCGCAATATCCGCAGACGAAGTACCTGGGACTACAAGTGCTCGACAATGTGATCATGACGAGGTGGAAGGTCTTGCCACGCGATCAGTGCCACGGCATTCGAAATTTCGTGGTCAACTTCATCATTGAGCAGAGTAGCACGGAGGAGAAGCTGCGCAAGGAGCGTGCACTGCTCAACAAACTGAACTTGGTGCTCGTCAGCATCCTCAAGCAGGAGTGGCCACACAACTGGCCGACCTTCATCAACGAGATCATCTCTTCATGCCGCAGTAGCTTGCCCATTTGCGAGAACAACATGGCTATTCTGCGTCTTCTATCGGAGGAAGTCTTTGACTTTTCCGCAGAACAGATGACGAGTACGAAGACACGGCAGCTGAAGCAGAGCATGTGCGACGAATTCACAAACATCTACAACCTGTGTTCAGAGATTCTCCGAACCGCAGATCAAGCCAGCCTTATCAAGGCGACGCTTGAGACCCTGCTACGCTTCCTCAACTGGATCCCACTCGGGTTCATCTTTGAGACTCCACCAACCGGCACATCCCTCATCGAGACGTTGCGCAGCCGCTTCCTTGAAGTTCCCGAGTTCCGCAACATCACCCTCAAGTGCCTGACTGAGATTGGCAGTTTGCAGACCGAGCACAACTGGAACGACAAGCTGGTTCAGATGTTTACCGATACCCTCACTACAATCGCCAGCATCATCCCTCTCACCCTCGACCTGAAGACCACATACGCTTCCTCCAACAGCAGAGATCAGGAATTCGTGCAAAATctcgccctcttcctctgcaATTTCTTCAGCAATCATCTCTCCATCATTGAGAACCTTCCAAACAAGGACTTCCTTCTCCATGGCCACTTCTACCTCATCCGGATCAGTCAGATTGATGACCGTGAAATCTTCAAGATCTGCCTGGAGTACTGGACTAAGCTGGTCTGCGAGCTTTACGATGAGATGCAGCAGATCCCTATCACCGAGATGAACCCCTTGATCGGCGGTGCGGGAATGCAGAACGGCGGCGCGATCAACCCACAAGTCCTCGCCAACTACCCTCTTCGGAAGCACAAGTACACGGACGTGTTGTCTAACCTACGACAGGTCATGATTGAGAAAATGGTGCGGCCGGAGGAGGTGTTGATCGTGGAGAACGATGAAGGTGAAATCGTGCGCGAGTTCGTGAAGGAGTCAGATACCATTCAGCTGTACAAGACGACTAGAGAATGCCTGGTATTCCTCACCCACCTGGATGTTGTCAACACCGAGCAGATCATGTCTGAGAAGCTTGCTCGGCAGGTCGACGGTACCGAGTGGAGCTGGGGCAATTGCAACACCCTCTGCTGGGCTATTGGTTCGATCTCCGGTGCGATGAATGAGGAGACcgagaagcgcttcctcgtTACTGTCATCAAGGACCTACTCGGTCTGACCGAGATGAAGCGCGGCAAGGACAACAAGGCTGTCGTTGCGTCCAACATCATGTACATTGTTGGCCAATACCCACGCTTCCTCAAGGCACACTGGAAGTTCTTGAAGACCGTTGTCAACAAGCTGTTCGAGTTCATGCACGAGACGCATGAGGGAGTACAGGACATGGCTTGCGACACTTTCATCAAGATTGCGAACAAGTGCAAGCGTCACTTCGTCATCCAGCAGCCCGGTGAGAACGAGCCGTTCATTGACGAGATTGTCAAGACCATGCGCAAGATCACCTGCGATCTGTCACCTCAGCAGGTTCACACTTTCTACGAGGCCTGTGGGTACATGATCAGCGCACAAGGCGCCAAGAACACTCAAGAGCGTCTCATCGCCGAGCTGATGAGCTTGCCAAACTCCGCCTGGGATCAGATCATCCAGTCTGCTCACCAAGACCCCAGCATCCTCCACAACTCCGAGACGATCAAGGTCATTGGCAACATCATGAAGACCAACGTGGCCGCGTGCAGCAGTATTGGGCCGTACTTCTACCCACAAATTGGCCGCATCTACACCGACATGCTTACTATGTACCGTGCTTCTTCCCAGCTCATTGATGAAGCCGTGCAGCGGGACGGCAACATTGCGACGAAGATGCCAAAGGTCCGAGGTCTGAGGACTATCAAGAAGGAGATCCTCAAGCTCATCACCACCTACGTCGAGAAGGCTGATGATCTCGAAATGATCCACTCCACTCTCGTCCCACATCTGTTGGAAGCTGTTCTGCTCGATTACAAGAACAACGTTCCTGACGCACGCGAGGCGGAAGTCTTGGCTGTTATCACAGTGCTCATCACCAAGCTCCAG GGCATGATGACCGAGCAAGTTCCGGCAATCCTCGACAACGTGTTCGAGTGCACACTCGACATGATCAACAAGGACTTCTCCGAATACCCCGAGCATCGCGTGGAGTTCTTCAAGCTCCTCCGCGCAATCAACCAGCGCTGCTTCCCGGCTCTCCTCAAGCTCGATCAGACACACTTCAAGCTTGTCATCGACTCATGCATGTGGGCATCCAAGCACGACAACCGTGCagtcgaaggagaaggtctCAACATGTGCATCGAGCTTGTCGAGAACATGGCCAGCCACACCGACCAGCAGACCTGCGATGCTTTCTTCCAGAACTTCTTCACTACCGTCCTGCAAgatgtcttcttcgtcctcacTGACTCCGATCACAAGGCTGGCTTTAAGTACCAATCAATGCTGCTTGCTCGCCTCTTCTGGCTGGTCGGCGCCAACAAAATCTCCGGACCCATCTACCAACAAGGCCAAGCCCAAGCCGGTACCTCGAACCGTGACTTCCTGCAGAACTTCGTTGCAGAGCTCCTCTCCAACGCCTTCCCCAACCTTCAAGCCGCCCAGATCACCAACTTCATCAAGCAGCTCTTCGAGAACACTGAAGACATTGCGAAGTTCAAGGTCATCCTCCGCGACTTCCTGATCCAACTCAAGGAGTTCTCCGGCGACAATGCCGAGCTCTTCACCGAGGATCGCGAGCAGGATCTGCAGGACGCGAAGGAGCGCGAGCGTGACCGTATGGCCAAGGTCGGTGGGCTTCTCAAGCCGA TGCCGACCGAGCCGCAGCTAGTCATCGCTACATGCATGCGCGGCGTGGTACGGGTAGAGCCAAGAGCTCTCATCGCACTCGAAAGAGACCAACGGTCGTCACATCAGGGAATAGCGAAACGGCCGAAACGGATGATTGCATTGAGGACTGGAGAGGAGGTCTTTGACTCACAACGCTCCCCTCGACATATCCCATG CTGTCGGAGTCAGACCATAGCCATGGCAGATCTACTCGCTGTATGTCATTCCTACCATGAAATCGAGTGA